CCATATCTCCGGTCAACGCGCCCAATACGTCACCTGGACGCATTTTGGCTTTTTTACCGCCATCAATACACAGGGTCACCATTTCCGCCTTGAGTGGGACAATACCGACGTTGCTCGGCGCACTCATCCAGTTCAGTTTTAGCTGTAGCATTTCAGACAGAATGTTGGCACGTTGGGCTTCTTCTGGTGCGCAGAGGCTGATCGCCAGACCGCTGTTGCCCGCACGCGCGGTACGCCCGATACGGTGAACATGCACTTCCGGATCCCACGCCAGCTCAAAGTTAACCACTAGCTCCAGTGATTTGATGTCCAGACCGCGCGCGGCAACATCCGTTGCGACCAATACGCGTGCGCTACCGTTGGCAAAACGAATCAACGTCTGATCGCGATCGCGTTGTTCCAGGTCACCGTGCAATGCCAGTGCACTCTGCCCTGCCTCTTCAAGCGCTTCGCAGACCGCCTGACAATCTTTTTTGGTGTTGCAGAAAACGACGCACGACGCTGGCTGATGTTGACTCAACAGCTTTTGCAGCAGCGGAATTTTGCCTTTTTGCGAAGTCTCATAGAATTGCTGCTCAATGGATGGCAATGCATCGACGGAATCAATTTCGATAGTCGCGGGATTTTGCTGAACGCGTCCGCTGATGGCGGCAATCGCCTCTGGCCACGTGGCAGAGAAAAGCAGCGTCTGGCGCGTAGCGGGCGCAAAACGGATCACTTCGTCAATCGCGTCGCTAAAGCCCATATCCAGCATGCGATCGGCTTCGTCCATCACCAGCGTTTGCAGCGCATCTAATGAAACCGTGCCTTTTTGCAGGTGATCGAGTAAACGCCCCGGCGTGGCGACAATAATGTGCGGCGGATGCTGGAGTGAATCGCGCTGAGCGCCAAACGGTTGGCCGCCGCATAGCGTCAGAATCTTAGTGTTCGGCAGAAAACGCGCCAGACGACGTAATTCACCAGCCACCTGATCGGCGAGTTCACGAGTTGGACACAGCACCAGCGATTGAGTCTGGAATAGACCAGCGTCAATTTGCTGTAAAAGCCCAAGACCAAATGCGGCCGTTTTCCCACTGCCGGTTTTGGCCTGCACGCGAACGTCACGTCCTTCCAGGATCGCCGGAAGAGCGGCCGCTTGTACAGGGGTCATCGCGAGGTAACCCAACTCGTTAAGATTATCGAGTTGGGCGGCAGGCAGAACGTTCAGAGTAGAAAAAGCGGTCACAATGTAGTCTCAAGGTAAAAAATCACAGTCATTTGGCGCGTATCCTCGCAGATCTCCGTGACCGATGCGACAA
This sequence is a window from Enterobacter sp. 638. Protein-coding genes within it:
- the dbpA gene encoding ATP-dependent RNA helicase DbpA codes for the protein MTAFSTLNVLPAAQLDNLNELGYLAMTPVQAAALPAILEGRDVRVQAKTGSGKTAAFGLGLLQQIDAGLFQTQSLVLCPTRELADQVAGELRRLARFLPNTKILTLCGGQPFGAQRDSLQHPPHIIVATPGRLLDHLQKGTVSLDALQTLVMDEADRMLDMGFSDAIDEVIRFAPATRQTLLFSATWPEAIAAISGRVQQNPATIEIDSVDALPSIEQQFYETSQKGKIPLLQKLLSQHQPASCVVFCNTKKDCQAVCEALEEAGQSALALHGDLEQRDRDQTLIRFANGSARVLVATDVAARGLDIKSLELVVNFELAWDPEVHVHRIGRTARAGNSGLAISLCAPEEAQRANILSEMLQLKLNWMSAPSNVGIVPLKAEMVTLCIDGGKKAKMRPGDVLGALTGDMGFDGADIGKIAVHPAHVYVAVRQSVANKVWKQLQNGKIKGKTCRVRLLK